Proteins encoded together in one Mycobacterium sp. MS1601 window:
- a CDS encoding Rv3654c family TadE-like protein, which translates to MMTAVLIAVTVGVACLGAAVVARHRAQAAADLASLAAALWLVEGRTHSCAAAEAVADAMRARTVACAVEGTDVTVAVTVPVRLGRWGTGQAEASARAGPT; encoded by the coding sequence ATGATGACCGCCGTGCTGATCGCGGTCACCGTCGGCGTCGCGTGTCTCGGAGCGGCGGTGGTGGCACGCCACCGGGCGCAGGCGGCAGCGGACCTGGCCTCGTTGGCTGCCGCGCTGTGGTTGGTCGAGGGACGAACACATTCGTGTGCGGCCGCCGAGGCGGTGGCCGACGCCATGCGGGCGCGCACTGTGGCTTGTGCGGTGGAGGGCACCGATGTGACTGTGGCAGTGACGGTTCCGGTGCGGCTGGGCCGGTGGGGGACCGGGCAGGCGGAGGCCAGCGCGCGGGCGGGGCCCACGTAA
- a CDS encoding TadE family type IV pilus minor pilin has protein sequence MVAVLVVCVGALAAVAAQIRCIDAAREAARLAARADPSATRVAQRVAPSGAGINIRRDGEYVIATVTVRATGLPGLTLSAEAVAVSESATAEPGG, from the coding sequence TTGGTGGCGGTGCTGGTGGTGTGCGTCGGCGCACTCGCCGCGGTGGCGGCACAAATCCGGTGCATCGACGCGGCCAGAGAAGCCGCACGCCTTGCCGCGCGGGCGGATCCGTCGGCCACCAGGGTGGCGCAACGGGTCGCCCCGTCGGGTGCGGGCATCAACATCCGGCGCGACGGTGAATACGTCATCGCCACAGTCACCGTTCGGGCCACCGGGTTGCCGGGACTCACTCTGTCCGCCGAGGCGGTGGCCGTCTCCGAATCGGCGACAGCCGAACCTGGCGGATGA
- a CDS encoding DUF4244 domain-containing protein, with protein sequence MNTMIQRIRLRLAMLAVDDTGMSTVEYAIGTIAAAAFGAILYSVVTGDSIVGALTGVIGRALNTSV encoded by the coding sequence ATGAACACCATGATTCAGCGAATCCGGCTGCGGTTGGCGATGCTGGCGGTCGACGACACCGGCATGTCCACCGTCGAGTACGCCATCGGCACCATCGCCGCTGCGGCCTTCGGAGCCATCCTCTACTCCGTGGTCACCGGCGACTCGATCGTCGGCGCGCTGACCGGGGTGATCGGTCGCGCGCTCAACACCAGTGTCTGA
- a CDS encoding type II secretion system F family protein: MSTSALLLAAALTLGSGPLAARLRAGYPRTLRSGRSAAAAADPLAGASALDVLAVCLRAGMAVPAAARSSARHAPPPLAEMLDRAADLLALGADPDTAWAATESDSRDPHGQALLRLARRSAASGTALANGVAELADQIRSDATHAAAASAERASVLIAGPLGLCFLPAFVCLGIIPTVAGLAGDVFGAGLW; the protein is encoded by the coding sequence ATGAGCACCTCCGCACTGTTACTCGCCGCGGCGCTGACACTCGGGTCCGGGCCGCTGGCCGCCCGCCTGCGGGCGGGATACCCGCGGACTCTGCGCAGCGGGCGGTCCGCTGCTGCGGCGGCCGATCCGCTTGCCGGGGCCTCGGCGCTCGACGTGCTGGCGGTGTGTCTGCGGGCGGGAATGGCTGTCCCCGCCGCCGCGCGGTCCAGCGCCCGCCATGCACCCCCGCCGCTGGCCGAGATGCTGGACCGGGCAGCTGATCTGCTCGCACTCGGTGCCGACCCTGATACTGCTTGGGCAGCAACGGAATCGGATTCACGTGATCCGCACGGGCAGGCGCTACTGCGGCTGGCTCGCCGCTCGGCCGCGTCGGGTACCGCCCTGGCCAACGGCGTGGCCGAACTCGCCGACCAGATACGCTCCGACGCCACCCACGCGGCGGCCGCCTCGGCCGAACGCGCTTCGGTGCTGATCGCCGGTCCGCTGGGCCTGTGTTTCCTGCCCGCATTCGTGTGTCTGGGCATCATCCCCACCGTCGCGGGACTGGCCGGTGACGTATTCGGGGCAGGTTTGTGGTGA
- a CDS encoding type II secretion system F family protein, with protein MTAAALLLAAALLVRPQGRGRPSRRAPALRGPVTAAAALTAVIVVMWLPLPVVVATVLVTVTGCLRYRIRVARRRIHEEGRTLTGALELLTAELRAGAHPVRAFDISASETGGSVGAGLRAVAARARLGADVAAGLRAAAEWSGIPRQWERLAGCWQLAAEQGLPIGMLMRAAQLDIAERHRFAAQVDAGMAGARATAVILTALPALGVVLGELLGAAPAAFLSRGIGGWVLVIGIGFLCAGVLWSGRITDRLPV; from the coding sequence ATGACAGCCGCCGCCTTGCTGCTCGCCGCCGCACTGCTGGTGCGGCCACAAGGCAGGGGAAGGCCCTCCCGCCGCGCACCCGCACTGCGGGGTCCCGTCACGGCAGCCGCGGCACTGACTGCGGTGATCGTCGTGATGTGGCTGCCGTTGCCGGTTGTGGTCGCCACGGTCTTGGTGACGGTGACCGGTTGCCTGCGCTACCGCATCAGAGTGGCACGTCGCCGCATCCACGAGGAGGGCAGGACCCTCACCGGTGCACTCGAATTGCTCACTGCTGAACTGCGAGCCGGAGCGCACCCTGTTCGGGCCTTCGACATTTCTGCCTCCGAGACAGGCGGGTCGGTGGGTGCCGGCCTGCGGGCCGTCGCCGCGCGGGCGCGGTTGGGAGCCGACGTCGCCGCCGGTCTGCGCGCCGCCGCCGAGTGGTCCGGCATTCCCAGGCAATGGGAACGGTTGGCCGGCTGTTGGCAGTTGGCCGCCGAACAAGGGCTGCCTATCGGAATGCTGATGCGCGCCGCCCAACTCGACATCGCCGAGCGGCACCGCTTCGCCGCACAGGTGGACGCCGGAATGGCCGGAGCCAGGGCCACCGCCGTCATTCTCACCGCCCTGCCCGCACTCGGGGTGGTGCTCGGTGAACTGCTGGGCGCCGCGCCCGCGGCCTTCCTGTCACGCGGTATCGGAGGCTGGGTGCTGGTGATCGGAATCGGCTTCCTGTGCGCGGGCGTGTTGTGGTCCGGCCGCATCACCGATCGGCTGCCCGTATGA
- a CDS encoding TadA family conjugal transfer-associated ATPase codes for MTESLIDRVRERLAADVRQGSLQADTVARAIRAESAGLLGDTEVLSSLRAVQTELTGAGALEPLLCAPGTTDVLVTAPSQVWVDDGNGLRCSPVQFADEPAVRRLAQRLALACGRRLDDASPWVDGLLREVGPRRLTVRVHAILAPVAAAGTCISLRVLRPATQDLSALRDAGAMTPDAAALLSDVVSARLAFLVSGGTGAGKTTLLSALLGAVSPDERIVCVEDAAELAPPHPHVVTLVARTANIEGAGEITVRQLVRQALRMRPDRIVVGEVRGAEVVDLLSALNTGHDGGAGTVHANRPAEVPARLEALGALGGLDRVTLHSQLAAAVRVLLHVSRRADGVRHLSEIAVLRRDETAATCRVLTAWQTDRGRGEGWADLRRQLDGVGS; via the coding sequence GTGTGCGTGAGCGACTGGCCGCCGACGTTCGGCAAGGGTCACTGCAAGCCGACACGGTCGCGCGCGCCATCCGTGCCGAATCGGCGGGGCTGCTCGGTGACACCGAAGTGCTGTCGAGCCTGCGCGCAGTGCAGACGGAGCTCACCGGGGCAGGAGCTCTGGAGCCACTGCTGTGCGCGCCGGGCACCACCGATGTCCTGGTGACCGCCCCGTCGCAGGTGTGGGTTGACGACGGAAACGGTTTGCGGTGCAGTCCAGTTCAGTTCGCTGACGAACCCGCCGTCCGGCGTCTGGCGCAGCGGCTGGCGCTGGCCTGCGGACGGCGGCTCGACGACGCCTCACCCTGGGTGGATGGGCTGCTTCGAGAGGTCGGGCCGCGGCGGCTGACTGTGCGCGTGCACGCGATCCTGGCACCTGTGGCGGCTGCAGGCACGTGCATCTCGCTACGGGTGCTCAGACCCGCGACTCAGGATCTGTCGGCCTTGCGTGACGCAGGAGCGATGACCCCGGATGCGGCCGCACTGCTGAGCGACGTCGTGAGCGCGAGACTGGCCTTTCTGGTTTCCGGCGGTACGGGCGCCGGAAAGACCACCCTTCTCTCGGCACTGCTGGGCGCCGTGTCACCCGATGAGCGCATCGTCTGCGTCGAGGACGCCGCTGAACTGGCGCCGCCGCATCCGCACGTGGTGACCTTGGTGGCCCGCACGGCGAACATCGAGGGAGCAGGCGAGATCACCGTGCGGCAGCTGGTGCGTCAGGCACTGCGGATGCGTCCCGACCGCATCGTCGTCGGTGAGGTGCGGGGTGCCGAGGTGGTCGATCTGCTCTCGGCGTTGAACACCGGCCATGACGGCGGCGCGGGCACCGTGCACGCCAACCGGCCGGCGGAGGTGCCGGCACGCCTGGAGGCCCTCGGCGCTCTCGGCGGTCTGGACCGCGTGACGCTGCACAGCCAGCTCGCGGCCGCAGTCCGCGTGTTGTTGCACGTGTCGCGCAGAGCCGACGGTGTTCGGCATCTCAGCGAGATCGCGGTGCTGCGCCGTGACGAGACAGCCGCCACCTGCCGTGTCCTCACGGCGTGGCAGACCGACCGTGGTCGCGGCGAGGGATGGGCCGACTTGCGCAGACAACTCGACGGCGTGGGGTCATGA